ACGTGCCGCGGTCCGGATTCCCGTGCTGCGCAAGGACTTTGTCGTGACGCCGTATCAGCTGTGGGAGACACGGGCGCACGGCGCGGACCTGGCGCTGCTGATCGTGGCGGCGCTGGAGCAGCACGAGCTCTGTGAGCTGACGCAGCTGGCACGGGAGTTGGGGCTCACCGTGCTGACGGAGGTCCATGACGAGCAGGAGATCGAGCGCGCGCTCGCCGTGAACGCCTCCGTGATCGGCATCAACGCCCGCAACCTGAAGACTCTGGAGGTCGACCGCGGCACCTTCGCGCGGCTCGCGCCCCTCATCCCGGAGGGTGTGGTGCGTATTGCGGAGTCCGGCATCCGGGGGCCGCAGGACGTGTCCGCGCTGGGCGCCCACGGGGCGGACGCCGTGCTGGTGGGCGAGGCTCTCGTCGCGGGGCAGCGCGGTCCCGGCCCGATGGTGACCGCCCTGCGGGAAGCGGGGCGGCGCTGAGCGGGCCGCATGGCGGCGTCCCGCGTGGCACCGCGGCGGGCCCCGGCAGGGCCCGGCCCGTGGCGCGCCGGCCGGCTCAGCCCGACGAGGCGAGCTTGGTGGAGACGGCCGCCCAGCGCTCCAGGACCGCGGCTGCCGCTCCGGTGTCGATCGCCCGCGCGCCGCGCTCCATCCCGGCCGCCAGGCGCTCGGTGACCGGCCGGTCGGAGGGGTCGAGCGCCGCGAGTCCGGCGGCGGTGGACAGCAGCACGGCATCGCGCACCGGTCCGCGCTCGCCGCGCAGGAGCGCGCGGGCCACCTCCGCGTTGTGCGCGGCGTCGCCACCGCGCAGTGCCTGGGGCGGGGCGTGCGGGACACCGATGTCGCGCGGGTCGAACACCTCCTTGCGTACCCGTCCTTCGAGGACCGACCAGACCGTGGAGGTGGTGGTGACCGTCAGTTCGTCGAGCCCGTCGTCGCCGCGGAAGACCATTGCGCCGACCCCGCGACGGGCCAGCACACCGGCGATCAGCGGGGCCATCCCGGCGTCCGCCACACCGACGGCCTGCGCGGCCGGACGGGCCGGATTGGTCAGCGGGCCGAGCACGTTGAAGACCGTCGGAATGCCCAGTTCCTTCCGGGGCGTGGCGGCATGACGTACGGACGGGTGGAACAGCGGGGCGAAACAGAAGGTGATGCCGACCTCCGGGACCAGCCCGGCGACCTCGGGGACCGGCAGGTCCAGGGCCACACCGAGCTGTTCGAGCACATCGGCCGAGCCGGACGCGGAGGACGCGGAGCGGTTGCCGTGCTTGACGACCCGGGCTCCGGCTCCCGCCGCGACGATCGCGGACATCGTGGAGATGTTGACGCTGTGGGACCGGTCTCCGCCGGTGCCGACGATGTCGAGTGCCGGGCCCGGGACATCGAGGGCCACGGCGTGCTCGTACATGGCCCGGACGAGCCCTTCGACTTCGGCCACGGTCTCGCCCTTGGCACGCAGGGCCACCAGCAGACCGGCCAGTTGTGCCGGTGTCGCAGAGCCCCGCATCACCTGGTCCATTGCCCAGGCCGTGTCGTCCGCCGGGAGGTCATTTCCCGCCAGCAGCGCCGTGAGAATAACCGGCCATGACTTTTCCCGATGTGTCACGGTCACGCGTCATCCCCTTTTCTCGGCCTGTTCGGAAGCTGCGGCAGGCTCGGCTCGGGGTAATTCTGCGATCCGGCGCGGAGCGTCGGCCAGACCAATTGTCACCACTGACTCCAGTCCACTTTCCCGGAGAGGGAAAAGCATGACCTGGCACGCGTTGATCGATGTGTCGAGAGATTCCGAAGAACCGCTGACCGCCCAGATCGAGGGCAGGATCAGAGGCGGGATTTCCGCGGGGGTGCTGCATCCGGGCACCCGGCTGCCGTCCAGCCGGCAACTCGCCGAGGACGTGGGGGTCTCCCGGAGTGTGGTGGTGGAGGCCTACGGCAGGCTGATCGCCGAGGGGTATCTGGAGGCCGTCCAGGGCTCCGGCACCCGCGTGGCGGAGCATCTGACCGCTCCCGCCCTGCCGACCCTGCTCGACGACGGCCTGGCGCCTCCGGTGCGCTGGGACCTGCGCACCGGTACGCCGCAGGTCGCCGGTTTCCCGCACCGCGAGTGGCTCGCCTCCTACCAGCGCGCCCTTCAGTCGATCGACCCGGGCGACCTCGATTACCCGCCCGTGTCCGGAGCCGAGGGGCTGCGCGAGGAGCTGGCCCGGTACCTCGGCCGGGCGCGCGGTGTGCTGACCACCCCCGGGCAGGTCATGGTGGTGTCCGGCTTCGCGCAGGCGCTCGGGCTGCTGTGCACCGTACTGTCCGGCTCCGGCATCGACCGGATCGCGATGGAGGACCCCTGCCACCACCGTCAGCGGCAGTTCATCCGGGAGGTGGGCCTGCGGCCCGTGCCGGTCCCCGTGGACGACGAGGGCATCGACGTCGAGGCGCTCGCCGCGACCGGCGTACGGGCCGTACTCGTCACCCCCGCCCACCAGTTCCCCACCGGCGTGACCCTGTCACCGTCGCGCCGCGAGGCCCTGGTCCGCTGGGCGCGCGACACCGGTGCCTGGGTGATCGAGGACGACTACGACGGCGACCTGTGGCTGGAGCGGGGGGCGCGCCCCCTGGCCCTTCAGCGCCTGGCCCCCGAACGCGTCGTCTACGGGGGCACGGCGAGCAAGTCGCTCGCCCCCGGCCTGCGCTTCGGCTGGCTGGCGGTGCCGGCCCGGCTGCTCGCCGCATTGGAGCGCACCCGCTCCCGTCGCGACCTGGGCTCCGACGTCCTCACCCAGCTCGCGTTCGCCGAACTCCTGCGGTCCGGCCACTTCGACCGCCATCTGCGCTTCCGACGGGCCCACTACCGCATGCGACGCGAGTGCCTGGAGCAGTCCGTACGCCGGTTCCTGCCCGGTGCGCGCATCATCGGCTCGGCGGCGGGGCTGCACGCCTACGTGCGGCTGCCGCACCGGGTCGATGAGACCGCGCTGGTCGGGCGGGCGTTGGAGCGTTCGGTGCTGGTGCCCGGCGGGCGGCGCTATCACGCGCGCCCCGAACGGGCCGCTCCCGCCCTGGTGGTGGGCTACACCGCGGTGCCGCGCACCGGTATCGCGGAGGCGGTCAGGGAACTGGGCGCCGCCTACGCGCGGCTGCCCGCGGCCGGCCGCGGCGAGCGGTGCGCCTGAAACGCTCCGTCCGAGGCGCTCCGTACGACGCGCTCCGCTCACCAGGGAGCACGCCATGCGCGCGGGGCCCCTCCTGGCGGGCGCCGCCGCCGGGCGGCAGCGGCCTGGACGCCGGTGCCGGCCCGGCGTCACCGCACCGCGCCGGCCAGGAAGTTCTCGAAGAGCTGGAGGCCGCCCTCGGTCATGATGCTCTCGGGGTGGAACTGCACGCCCTCCACGGGCAGCGTGCGGTGCCGCACCCCCATCACATAGCCGTCGTCCTCGGCCGTCGCCGTCTCCTCCAGTTCGTCCGGCAGCGCCCGGGAGACGATCAGCGAGTGGTAGCGCGTCGCCACCGTGCTGTTCCCCAGCCCCTGGAAGAGTCCCTGGCCGTCGTGCCGCACCGGGCTCGTCCGCCCGTGCATCAAGTGGTCGGCGACCGCCACCCGGCCGCCGAACGCCAGGGCGATCGCCTGGTGGCCCAGGCACACCCCCAGCAGCGGCACCTGCCCGGCGAACCGGCGTACCAGCTCGACGTGTCCGGAGGCGGCGGGATGCCCCGGCCCCGGCCCCAGCACCACCGCGTCGGGCCGGCCTGCCGCCAGCTCCTCCGGTGTGCGGGTGCGGGAGCGCACCACCTCGGTGGTGGCGCCGAGAGTGCGCAGGTACTGGTCGATGATGTGCACGAAACTGTCGTACGCGTCCACGAGCAGAATCTTCATGACAGCAGTTCCTCACCGGTCAGCGCCCAGTAGGCGGCGCCCATCTTCGCCAGGGTCTCGTCCCACTCGGCCTCGGGCACCGACTCCGCGACGATGCCCGCCGAACTCTGTGTGGAGTAGGTCCGGCCGTCGTGCACGATCGTGCGGATGCACAGTGCGAGGCTGCTCCAGCCGCGTACGTCGATCAGCCCGACCGCCCCCGCGTAGCTCCCGCGCGGCTCGTGCTCGATCCCGTCGATGATCTCCATGGCGCGCAGCTTGGGCGCACCGGTCATCGTGCCCGCGGGGAAGGTGGCACACAGCGACTCCCACACGTCGGCACCCGGCTCCAGCCGTCCGGTCACCGTCGAGACGAGGTGGAAGACATGGGAGTACTCCTCCACCGTCATCAGGTCCGCCACCGACAGCGACCGCGGCCGGCAGACCCGCCCGATGTCGTTGCGGCACAGGTCGACCAGCATCACGTGTTCGGCCTGCTCCTTGGTGCTCGCCAGCATCTCCTTGACCCGGCGCTCGTTCTCCTCCGCCGTGTCCGCCTGCCGGGTGGTGCCGGCGATCGGCCGCATGACGATCTCGTCGCCCTCGGTGCGGAAGAACAGTTCGGGGCTGGCGCCGATGAGGGTCTCGCCCGTGCGGGGCACCAGATACATGTACGGCGACGGGTTACGGGACCGCAGCCGCCGGTAGACCTCGACGGGGGTCAACTCCGTGTCGATGTCGATGCGGTGGCCGATCTGGATCTGGTAGATGTCCCCGACCCGGATGTGCTCCAGGCACCGGCCGGCCCACTCCAGGAAGGTGTCACGGGCGACGCTGTCCCGGACCGACCGGGGCGCGGGCGCCTCGGGACACGTTCCGTCGCCGTCCGCGACGCCAGGGGCGGCCGCTTCCACCAGGACACCGAGGTCCGGGACACGGGCGGCGGGGAACGCGTCCGCGTGGGCGGTCAGATGCCGGGCATGCACCGCCCCCGGGTCGTACCAGACGGTGTCCCGGAACAGCGTGAACGTCATGTCGGGGCCCCGGGCGGGGGTCTTCCGGTCCGGCAGCTCGTCCATGTGCCAGGCCGCCTCGTAGCCCAGGCCGGCCAGGAAGCCGAAGGCGTAGGTGTCCCGCGGCCGGCCGCTCGCCACGTCGAAGAGCCGCTGGGACCGCCTCATCAGGTCCCACACCTGCCCGGAATCCACGAACCGGCGGCGCGCCGGCGAGCCCTCCGGGGCGGCCGGGTCCTCGGTCATCCCCGCCTCGCCGGCCGTCGCCAGCAGGGCGGCGCACAGCGCCGGCGCGCCGCTGACCTCGATGTGGCCGGCGAAGGCGCACACCTCGGCGAGCCGTCCGTAGCCGACCACCGCCGGGCCGCGGTCCCGCTCCGGACCCGCCAGGCTCTCGAAGAGAAAGACCTCCTGCTGCCCGAGTTCCCCGAGCAGGCCGGTGTAGAGCCGGAGCGGATCGTGCCACGGCAGCTCCGATTCGGTGACCCGCACGCGCAGCGGCGCGTCCGTCCGCGCCTCCGTACCGGCATTGCCTCGCGTCGTTGGTGGCATCTGCATTCCTTCTCCGTGCTGTCCGGGCTCGCGCGCTGTCCGCTCGGTTCCGGAGCGCATTCCGGCCGCGGCGCGATGTCGGCAAGAAAAACACCGGGGAGCCGACGGCGACCAGACCAATTGGAGAACCGCCGAGCAGACCATTCCACCGATCCTTGACCGCATTCCGCGGAGACAGTTGGAATTCTTCTGCGCGGACCCTGTGCCCCGGGTGCAGGGAGCCGTGGCATCCCTCTCCCCGCGAAAGGCCGCGATGCATCTCCCCTCGCCGACGGAATCCCGCCGCTCCGATACCGGGAATTCCCGGCCGGCCGCCCAGCAGCCCGCCTGGCCCGACCCGGAACTGCTGGGCGAGGTCACGGCCGAGCTCTCCCGGCTGCCCGAACTCGTCTTCGCCGAGGAGTGCGACCGGCTGCGGGAGCGGATGGGCGCGGTGGCCCGTGGCGAGGCCTTCGTGCTCCAGGGCGGCGACTGTGCCGAGACGTTCGCCGGTGTCACCGCCGACGCGATCAACGGCAAGCTGCGGACGCTGCTCCAGATGGCCGTGGTGCTGACCTACGGCGCCTCCGTACCCGTGGTCAAGATCGGCCGGTTGGCCGGCCAGTACGCCAAGCCGCGCTCGCAGCCGACCGAGACCCGCGACGGGGTCACCCTGCCCGCCTACCGCGGTGACGCGGTCAACGGACCGGGCTTCACACCGGCCGAACGCCGCCCCGATCCCCGGCGGCTGCTGCGCATGTACGAGTCCTCCGCGGCGACCCTCAACCTCGTGCGCGCCTTCTCCGCCGGCGGCTACGCCGGCCTGCACCACGCGCGGGACTGGAACCGGGCCTTCGTCACCGACTCACCCGCCGGCCGCCGCTACGAGGAACTGGCCGACGACATCGACCGCTCGCTGCGCTTCATGGAAGCCTGCGGCGTCACCTCCCAGCAGCTGCACGCCGTCGAGTTCTTCGTCAGCCACGAGGGCCTGCTGCTCGACTACGAAAGGGCGTTGACCCGCACCGACCCGCGGACCGGGCACGCCTATGCCGGCAGCGGCCACCTGCTGTGGATCGGCGAGCGGACCCGTGACCTGGACGGTGCGCACGTCGCCCACTTCTCCCGCGTCCGTAACCCCCTCGCCGTGAAGCTCGGCCCCGGCGCCACCGCCGACGAGGCCCTCGGCTACGCGGCCGCGCTCAACCCCCGCAACGAGCCGGGCCGTTTGACCTTCGTGGTCAGGATGGGAGCCGAGCGGGTCCGCGACCGGCTGCCCGTCCTGGTCGAGAAGGTCAGGGCGGCCGGCGCGGTGGTCGCCTGGGTCTGCGACCCGATGCACGGCAATACCTTCGTGGCGCCCAGCGGCCACAAGACCCGCCGCTTCGGCGACATCATGGACGAGGTCCAGGGCTTCTTCCAGGTGCACCGTGCGCTGGGCACCCATGCGGGCGGGCTCCATGTCGAACTCACCGGTGACGACGTCACCGAGTGCGTGGGCGGCGACGACGTCCTGGTGGAGGACCTCCACCGACGGTACGAGACCGCCTGTGACCCGCGCCTGAACCACCGGCAGTCGCTCGAACTCGCCTTCCGTGCCGCGGAGATGCTCCTTGAGCCACTCGGTGTGCCGGGTGGTGCTCCCAGTGCTGGTGAGGCGCCAGGTATTGGTGTGAGCAAAGGGGCTCGATAATCCATCGATAAAGAGACGTCCTAGCTTCCATTCCACCAAGCGTGAGATCGGCCGCCGATTTCACGATCCGACGGACATCCGGTGTGGGGTGCAACGCTCGTGGGCAGCGCAGGAAGTCAGGGCGACGGCAAACCGATGGCGGGGTACCTCCCCGTCGTGCCCGCGGACGTCGCCGACGCCGTCGAGCGGGTGGCCGAGGAGTGCGGGGTCGACGCCGGGACCGTCAGGCTCGCCGCTCAGTCCCTCGTGGCGGGGGTGGTCGCCGGCTTCCACGAGTCGTCGGCCGGCGAGGGCACCTGGCGCGAGGTGATCGGCCGGGTCGCCACCGACGCGGGCCGGGCCGAGGCCGTCCAGGCGTGGCAGGGCGTCGGCGCCCAGGACCAGGTGAGCGCCGAGCGGGTCGCCGGCTATGTGCTCACGGCACTGCGCGCGCTGACCCGGGACCCGGACGATGCGCACCACGCGCGCAGCCTGCTGTCACCGGCCGAACTCTCCCTCCAGCTGCAGGACTTCTCCGGGCCCGTCCGTCCGCTCCCGGACCGCCGGTTCCACGAACTGTTCGAGGAGCGGGTACGCCGTCACCCCGACGCGGTCGCCGCCGTCCTGGGGGACCGCCGGTGGAGCTACCGGGAACTGAACCGCCACGCCAACAAGGTCGCCTGGTCGCTGCACCGGCGGGGGCTGCACGGCGAGGACGTGGTCGCCGTGGTCACCGAGCGCACCCTGGAGTGGCTGGCCGCCGTGATCGGCGTGTTCAAGGCGGGCGGCTGCTACCTGCCGCTCGAACCGCACTTCCCCGCCGACCGGATCGCCACCGTCCTGACCCGCAGCGGGAGCCGGTGGGTGCTTGCCGAGCGCGGTGTGCCCCATCTGGACCGGGCGCTGGCCGGCCGCGGCGGCGTCGAACTGTCCTACCTCGACGACCTGCTGGCGCAGGACGGGCCGGAGGACGACCTCGGTCTCGCGGTGGCCGCCGACCAGCTCGCCTACATCTACTTCACCTCCGGCTCCACCGGCGAGCCGAAGGGGGCGATGTGCGAGCACAACGGCTTCCTCAACCACCTCCTGGCCAAGATCGAGGATCTCGGCATCGGCGAGGGCGAGGTGGTGGCGCAGACCGCCCCCCAGTGCTTCGACATCTCCCTGTGGCAGCTGGTCTCCGCGCTGCTGGTCGGCGGCACCACCCGCATCATCGGGCAGGAAGTCGTCCTGGACGTCCGCAGATTCCTCGACACCCTGGCCGACGGGGCCGTGCAGGTGGTCCAGCTGGTCCCCTCCTACCTGGAAGTGGTGCTGTCCGCCCTGGAGGAACAGCCGCGGGAACTGCCCGGCCTGCGCTGTGTCTCCGTCACCGGTGAAGCCCTCAAGAAGGAACTCGTCCAGCGCTGGTTCACCGCCTTCCCCGGCGTGCTCCTGGCCAACGCGTACGGACTCACCGAGACATCGGACGACACCAACCACGAGGTGATGGACCGGGTCCCCGACCATCGCTCGGTGCCGCTCGGCAAGCCGATCCGCAATGTGCGGGTGTATGTGGTCGACGAGCGGCTCTCGCCGGTGCCGCTGGGCGTCCCCGGCGAGATCGTCTTCTCCGGGGTCTGTGTCGGCCGCGGCTACATCAACGACGAAGCACGCACCAAGGCGGCCTTCGGGCAGGATCCGCACCGGCCGGGGGAGCGGCTGTACCGCTCCGGCGACTTCGGGCGGTGGCTGCCCGGCGGCACGCTGGAATTCCTCGGCCGCCGGGACTCACAGGTGAAGATCAGCGGGTTCCGGATCGAGATCGGCGAGATCGAGAACCGGCTGCTCCAGGTCCCGGGTGTCCGCGACGGAGCGGTGGTGACCGCCGGAACCGCCGAACGCCCCTATCTGGTCGGCTACTACACCGGCGCCGCGGACGTGGGCCCCGAGGTCGTGCGGGAGGCACTGGCCGGGGTACTGCCCCGATACATGGTGCCGCAGCATCTGCACCACGGCACCGAGCTGCCCCTCACCGCCAACGGGAAGATCGACAAGAAGGCGCTGGCCCGGATGGCGGCCGAGGCGGAACAGACCGCGGGCAGCACCGGGTTCCGGGCTCCGGCGACCGCCGCCGAACGGCGGGTCGCCGCCCTGTGGGCCGGCCTCCTCAAGGTGCCGCTGGAGCGCATCGGCCGCGGATCGCGGTTCGCCGACCTCGGCGGCACCTCGCTGACGGCGATCCGGCTGGCCATCGCCCTGGACCGGGTGGTGTCGGTCAAGGAACTCGCCCACACGCCGACCGTCGCCGACGTGGCCGCGCTGCTGGAGCGGAAGGCGGCCGAGCGGCCGGACCAGGAGCCGCCCGGCACCGGCAGCGCCGGCTGAACACACCACCGTCCGCGCCCCGCCCCGCGAGGAAACCACCGAGAGAGACAGAGAAGATGAGTTCCCCCACCGTGCACGCCTCACCCGTCACGGCCGCCGACGGCACGCCCGCCGTCGCCGGCGGCCCGGCCCCGCACCCCGCCGGTCTGCCGGTCCTCCGCGCGATGCCCGGAGACGGCACCGCGGCCGGCTGGGCGCAGGACCACCGAAGTGCCGTCCACGACCTGGTCGCCGAGCACGGCGCCGTGCTGCTGCGCGGCCTGGGCGTCGGCTCGCCCGACGAGGTGGCGGCGATCGCGACCGCTCTCGGCGTGGCACGGATGACCGAGCGGGAGCGGTTCGCCCCGCGGTACACCCATGCCGACGGCGTCTACTCGTCCTCCGAATGGCCCGCGGACGAGCCGATGTGCATGCATCACGAGCTGAGTTACGCCACCGAGGTGCCCGGCCTGTTGCTCTTCGGCTGCCTGACGGCTCCGGCCGAGGGCGGCCGCACCGCGGTCGCCGACTCGCAGCAGGTCCTCAAGGCGCTGCCCGCCGACCTGGTGGCCCCCTTCGCCCGCGACGGCTGGCTGCTCACCCGCATGTACCACGACATCGGCGTCTCCTGGACGGAGGCGTTCGGCACCGAGGACCGGGCCGAGGTCGATGCGTACTGCGCACGGGCGGGCCTGGAGCACGAGTGGCTGCCGGACGGCCGGCTGCGCACCCGGCAGCACCGCTCCGCCGTGGTCGACCACCCGCGCACCGGCCTCCCGGTCTGGTTCAACCAGGTGGCCTTCCTGAACGAGCGGACCCTCGACCCGATGATCCGCGACTACCTCGTCGACGTGTACGGCCCGGAGGGTCTGCCCTTCAACACCGCGTACGGCGACGGCACGCCCCTCACCGGGGAGACCGTCGAGACGATCAACGCGGCCTACCGCGACGCCACCGTGGGCGAGCCGTGGCAGGACGGAGACGTCCTGCTGGTCGACAACCTGCGGATGGCACACAGCCGCGAGCCGTACCAGGGCGCCCGCGACATCGTGGTGATTTTCGGTAACCCGGTCCGGCTCGCCGGGCACATCCGTCCCTGACCTCTTGAACTGTGGAGTCCTGATGTCCCGTTCCGCTCCGGCGCCCTCGTTCGCCGTGATCTCCGGCGGCCAGGTGCACCGTGCCCTCGAAGGCCGGCACCGCGAGGTCGTCGACCTGATCGAAGCCGCCTACCGCACCCATGGCGCGGGTGACACCGTCAACCCGCCCTCCTACTTCCTGCGCTTCCCGGACCGCCCCACCTCCCGCATCATCGCCCTGCCGGCGTCGATCGGCGGCGAGGTGCGGGTGGACGGGATGAAGTGGATCTCCAGCTTCCCCGAGAACGTGGCCGCCGGCATCCCCCGGGCCTCAGCCGTCCTCATCCTCAACGACCACGACACCGGCTATCCCCTGGCGTGCCTGGAGAGTTCCATCATCAGCGCCACCCGCACCGCGGCCTCCGCGGCGCTGGCCGCCGACCGGCTCACCGCTCAACGTGAGCGCCCGCGGCGGATCGGCTTCTTCGGCGTCGGACTCATCGCCCGCTATGTGCACCAGTACCTCGCGGGCACCGACTGGTCCTTCGACGAACTGGGCGTGTTCGACCTGTCCGCCGAGTACGCCGGCGGCTTCGCCACGTACCTGAAGGAAGCGACGGACGGCGCCGGGCGGGTCACCGTGCACGAGAGCGCCGAGGACTTGGTCCGCAACAGCGATCTGCTGGTCTTCGCGACGACCGCCGGCACTCCGCACGTCACCGACCCCGACTGGTTCTCGCACAACCCGCTCGTGCTCCATGTGTCACTGCGCGACGTGTCCGCCGACGTGGTGCTCTCGGCGACCAACGTCGTCGACGACGTGGAGCACTGCCTGAAGGCGGACACCTCGCTCCACCTGGCCGAACAGCGGGTCGGCCACCGGGACTTCGTCGACGGGACCCTCGACGACGTGCTCACCGGACGCCTCACCCCGGCCGCCGACCGCCCGGTGATCTTTTCTCCGTTCGGGCTCGGGGTGCTCGACCTGGCCGTCGGCAAGCACGTCTACGACACCGTGAACGCCGCCGGGGAACTGCCGGTCGTCGAGGACTTCTTCCATGAGATGCGTCGATACGGCTGAGCGGTCCGCATCCTCCAACAGCGCGTTATGCGGGAGGTACTGTGCCGATTATCTCGGCTCCGCAAGAGTTCAATGAGGACGATCTCTACGTAGATCTGCGGTCCTCCATCGGGGTACCCCTCTACCTCAAGTGCGAAGGGTTCAACTTCGCCGGTTCCGTCAAACAGAAGGCCGCCCTGGAAATGGTCGAGGCGGCCGAGCGATCGGGCCTGCTCGCCAGCGGCTCGATCCTCGTGGAATCCTCGTCGGGCAACCTCGGGGTCGCGCTCAGCACGATCGCGGCGAGCAAGGGCTACCGGTTCGTGTGCGTCACGGACAGCCGATGCAACCTGGCCACCAAGCAGATGATGGAAGCGCTCGGCGCCGAGGTGCACACCATCAACGAGCCGGACCCCGAGGGCGGGTTCCTCGGCGCACGGCTCGCGCACGTCCAGCGGCTCTGTGCGAGCGACAAGCGGTACGTCTGGCTCAACCAGTACCTCAACGCCAACAACTGGCGGGCACATCACCGGCTGACCGCTCCGCACATCGCGGAACGGTTCCCCGAGCTCGATGTGCTCTTCGTCGGAGCCGGTACCACCGGAACGCTGATGGGGTGCGCACGCTGGTTCCGCGAGCACCGGCCCGCGGTGCAGATCGTCGCGGTCGACAGCGTCGGCTCGGTCACCTTCGGCGGGCCGGCTCAGCCCCGGATGATCCCCGGCCTCGGGGCCGGGGTGCGCCCGCCGCTGCTGGACGAGTCCTTCGTGGACCACGTGGTCCAGGTCCGGGAGATCGACACCGTACGGGCCTGCCGCCGGCTGGTCGGCCGGGGATTCCTCTTCGGCGGCTCCACCGGGACGGTCGTCGCCGGCGCCTCGCAGTGGCTCGCCGAACACGCCCCCGACCACGGGGGGATCACCGCCGTGGCCATCTCCCCCGACCTGGGCGAGCGCTACCTGGACACGGTCTACCAGTCCAACTGGGTCCGTCACATGTACGGACCCGAGGCGATCGACGTGGACGAGTCCGCGATCGCCGAACCGGCGTGACACTCCGTCGGCTCCTCCCCCTCCGCGCCGCAGCGGAACCGGTACAGCAGAAAGAGACAGACGATGACCAATCCATTCGAGAACCCCGAAGGCCGCTACCTGGTCCTGGTCAACGACGAGGACCAGTACTCCCTGTGGCCGGCCTTCGCACAGGTGCCGGCCGGCTGGCGGGTGGCCAACGAGGAGGCGGGGCACGAAGAGAGCCTCGCCTACATCTCCGAACACTGGACCGACATGCGGCCGCGCAGTGTCGTCGAGGCGATGGGCTCGACGGCATGACGGTGACGGTGGAGACCGGCGCACAGCCGGTGACCCTGACGGTGGACACCGACGAGGCGCTGCTGACGGAGCGGGTGGCCGCGGAACTGGCCGCACCGGGCGGCATGGTGGACGACCCCGCCTGGCTGGCCCGGGCCCGCAGGGCCTGGTCCGCGCTGCCGGCCGGACTGACCGGCGGCCTGCGGGAGTTCCGCAAGGACTCCGGACGCACCGGCACGATGCTGATCCACGGTCTGCCGGTGGGCGGGGCCATGCTGCCGCCGACCCCCAACAGGCCCGGTTCTGTCCAGCGCGAAGCCAGCGTGTCCGCGGCGGTCCTGGCCATGGTCGCGAGTGGTCTGGGGGACCCCGCCGCCTACCGCCCGGAGAAGACCGGCGCGATCGTGCAGGACGTGGTCCCGGTGCCCGGCCAGGAGGACTACCAGAGCAACGCGGGGTCGGTGCTGCTCACGTTCCACACCGAGAACGCGTTCCACGCGCACCGTCCGGACTTCGTGATGCTGCTGTGTCTGCGCGCCGACCACGAGGGCGTGGCGGGCCTGCGGACGGCGTGCATCCGGGAGGTGCTGCCGCTGCTGACCGAGGAGGCCCGACAGGCGCTGTTCAGCGAGGAGTTCGTCACCGCGCCGCCGCCCTCGTTCGGTATGGACGGCATGGGGGCCGAACCGCACGCGGTGCTCTACGGAGCCGTCGAGGACCCGGACATCTGTGTGGACCTGGCGGCCACCGAGCCGAGGACCCAGCGGGCCAAGGAGGCCATGGCCGAACTCCAGGAACTGTTCGACCGGACCGCGCAGACCGTGCGGCTGGTCCCCGGCGACCTGGCGATC
This Streptomyces decoyicus DNA region includes the following protein-coding sequences:
- the pdxR gene encoding MocR-like pyridoxine biosynthesis transcription factor PdxR, with amino-acid sequence MTWHALIDVSRDSEEPLTAQIEGRIRGGISAGVLHPGTRLPSSRQLAEDVGVSRSVVVEAYGRLIAEGYLEAVQGSGTRVAEHLTAPALPTLLDDGLAPPVRWDLRTGTPQVAGFPHREWLASYQRALQSIDPGDLDYPPVSGAEGLREELARYLGRARGVLTTPGQVMVVSGFAQALGLLCTVLSGSGIDRIAMEDPCHHRQRQFIREVGLRPVPVPVDDEGIDVEALAATGVRAVLVTPAHQFPTGVTLSPSRREALVRWARDTGAWVIEDDYDGDLWLERGARPLALQRLAPERVVYGGTASKSLAPGLRFGWLAVPARLLAALERTRSRRDLGSDVLTQLAFAELLRSGHFDRHLRFRRAHYRMRRECLEQSVRRFLPGARIIGSAAGLHAYVRLPHRVDETALVGRALERSVLVPGGRRYHARPERAAPALVVGYTAVPRTGIAEAVRELGAAYARLPAAGRGERCA
- the trpC gene encoding indole-3-glycerol phosphate synthase TrpC; this encodes MTVLDDIIGGVREDLAARQRKLPEGELRDRVADVPPALDAAAVLRSADGVQVIAEVKRASPSKGPLADIADPAELARVYEGSGAAAVSVLTEQRRFHGSLADLDAVRAAVRIPVLRKDFVVTPYQLWETRAHGADLALLIVAALEQHELCELTQLARELGLTVLTEVHDEQEIERALAVNASVIGINARNLKTLEVDRGTFARLAPLIPEGVVRIAESGIRGPQDVSALGAHGADAVLVGEALVAGQRGPGPMVTALREAGRR
- a CDS encoding anthranilate synthase component I family protein; its protein translation is MPPTTRGNAGTEARTDAPLRVRVTESELPWHDPLRLYTGLLGELGQQEVFLFESLAGPERDRGPAVVGYGRLAEVCAFAGHIEVSGAPALCAALLATAGEAGMTEDPAAPEGSPARRRFVDSGQVWDLMRRSQRLFDVASGRPRDTYAFGFLAGLGYEAAWHMDELPDRKTPARGPDMTFTLFRDTVWYDPGAVHARHLTAHADAFPAARVPDLGVLVEAAAPGVADGDGTCPEAPAPRSVRDSVARDTFLEWAGRCLEHIRVGDIYQIQIGHRIDIDTELTPVEVYRRLRSRNPSPYMYLVPRTGETLIGASPELFFRTEGDEIVMRPIAGTTRQADTAEENERRVKEMLASTKEQAEHVMLVDLCRNDIGRVCRPRSLSVADLMTVEEYSHVFHLVSTVTGRLEPGADVWESLCATFPAGTMTGAPKLRAMEIIDGIEHEPRGSYAGAVGLIDVRGWSSLALCIRTIVHDGRTYSTQSSAGIVAESVPEAEWDETLAKMGAAYWALTGEELLS
- a CDS encoding anthranilate synthase component II, with protein sequence MKILLVDAYDSFVHIIDQYLRTLGATTEVVRSRTRTPEELAAGRPDAVVLGPGPGHPAASGHVELVRRFAGQVPLLGVCLGHQAIALAFGGRVAVADHLMHGRTSPVRHDGQGLFQGLGNSTVATRYHSLIVSRALPDELEETATAEDDGYVMGVRHRTLPVEGVQFHPESIMTEGGLQLFENFLAGAVR
- the trpD gene encoding anthranilate phosphoribosyltransferase; amino-acid sequence: MTVTHREKSWPVILTALLAGNDLPADDTAWAMDQVMRGSATPAQLAGLLVALRAKGETVAEVEGLVRAMYEHAVALDVPGPALDIVGTGGDRSHSVNISTMSAIVAAGAGARVVKHGNRSASSASGSADVLEQLGVALDLPVPEVAGLVPEVGITFCFAPLFHPSVRHAATPRKELGIPTVFNVLGPLTNPARPAAQAVGVADAGMAPLIAGVLARRGVGAMVFRGDDGLDELTVTTTSTVWSVLEGRVRKEVFDPRDIGVPHAPPQALRGGDAAHNAEVARALLRGERGPVRDAVLLSTAAGLAALDPSDRPVTERLAAGMERGARAIDTGAAAAVLERWAAVSTKLASSG